The following coding sequences are from one Formosa haliotis window:
- a CDS encoding helix-turn-helix domain-containing protein, with translation MKQQIYIKNMVCERCKQSVSQLLATLGIAVYQLDLGEVTIEPITDDIYKTLKIKLQELGFELIRSEDDILIERIKTILVKILDQQVDTKLKLSEVLTAHIPKDYSVISKLFSKTMGITIEKYFIQLKIEKVKELLQLDQLQFTEIAHDLGYTSSSHLASQFKQITGMSMTQFKTLQKWDRKTLDKII, from the coding sequence ATGAAACAGCAGATTTACATAAAAAATATGGTTTGCGAACGTTGCAAGCAGTCGGTAAGTCAATTGCTTGCAACTTTAGGTATTGCTGTCTATCAATTAGATTTAGGAGAGGTTACTATAGAACCTATCACAGATGACATCTATAAGACTTTAAAAATTAAACTTCAGGAACTTGGGTTTGAACTGATTAGAAGTGAAGATGATATCCTTATAGAGCGTATCAAAACGATCCTGGTTAAAATTTTAGACCAGCAAGTGGATACGAAACTTAAACTTTCGGAAGTATTAACAGCACACATTCCAAAAGATTATTCAGTAATAAGTAAGTTGTTTAGTAAAACTATGGGGATAACTATTGAAAAATATTTTATTCAATTAAAAATTGAAAAAGTAAAAGAACTCTTGCAGTTAGACCAATTACAGTTTACAGAAATAGCCCATGATTTAGGATATACGAGTAGTAGCCATTTGGCGAGTCAGTTTAAACAGATTACTGGAATGTCAATGACTCAATTTAAAACATTACAAAAGTGGGATAGAAAAACATTAGACAAAATTATATAA
- a CDS encoding DUF3347 domain-containing protein — protein MKNVKQMMSTTVLALALITVTACKNETKNAVEVTETPEVVETQTPQVALQFKDAQVGAAFQHYIHLKTALVNSDAEEAKSGARMLAETNTDEHVKALAVKISETDDIKVQRELFSELTTALKPILASNISSGEIYEQHCPMALQGGANWFAKEKEVNNPYYGDAMLHCGVVQETLN, from the coding sequence ATGAAAAATGTAAAACAAATGATGAGTACCACAGTATTAGCCTTAGCTTTAATTACTGTTACGGCCTGTAAAAATGAAACCAAAAACGCTGTAGAAGTTACTGAAACCCCAGAAGTTGTAGAAACTCAAACACCACAAGTAGCCTTGCAATTTAAGGATGCGCAGGTGGGTGCTGCATTTCAACATTACATTCATTTAAAAACGGCTTTGGTAAATTCAGATGCTGAAGAAGCAAAAAGCGGTGCTAGAATGTTGGCCGAAACCAATACCGATGAGCATGTAAAAGCGTTGGCAGTAAAAATTTCTGAAACCGATGATATTAAAGTGCAACGTGAATTATTTTCAGAGTTAACAACTGCTTTAAAACCTATTTTGGCAAGTAACATTTCATCGGGTGAAATTTACGAACAACATTGTCCAATGGCTTTACAAGGTGGAGCAAACTGGTTTGCCAAAGAAAAGGAAGTAAATAATCCGTATTACGGCGATGCTATGTTGCATTGCGGGGTGGTGCAAGAGACTTTAAATTAA
- a CDS encoding TolC family protein gives MKIGKTYRLHSVVLLICAFGAISSLQAQDLNALIQMGLANNTAIENADLQYKLAVEKGNEVQVIPNTEFSMGYFVSEPETRTGPQVFKASVKQMLPWFGSITAREQYASSLADAQYETIAIAQRKLVMSISQNYYELWAIKAKQEVLQEQIELLKTFETLALTSIEVGQASAVDVLKLKMRQNEIQEKMEVLKQDYLARQTLINMDLNREKEVAIVIPSDIEIPSEPDLQIESINSLHPELLQFDKLYESVQQSYALNQKERAPMIGFGLDYITVQERQDMSIADNGKDIVMPMVSVSIPIFNSKYKSKAIQNEIQKETYKTQKADKKNSLTGVLDTAEKLRNAAKISYKTQLENLEQAKHAQEILLKSYETGMIDFDDVLDIEELQLKYDVNRIEAVKMYYRQQAIINYLTQ, from the coding sequence ATGAAAATAGGTAAAACATATAGGCTACACAGTGTTGTTTTGTTGATTTGTGCTTTTGGAGCAATTAGTTCGCTTCAGGCTCAAGATTTAAATGCCTTAATTCAAATGGGCTTGGCAAACAACACAGCTATTGAAAATGCCGATTTACAATACAAGTTGGCTGTCGAGAAAGGTAATGAAGTACAAGTTATCCCGAATACCGAATTTAGCATGGGGTATTTTGTAAGTGAACCAGAAACGCGAACAGGACCACAAGTATTTAAGGCTTCGGTAAAACAAATGTTACCCTGGTTTGGCTCGATAACGGCACGCGAACAATATGCCTCTTCGCTGGCCGATGCCCAGTACGAAACTATTGCCATTGCTCAACGCAAGTTAGTTATGTCTATTTCTCAAAATTATTACGAATTATGGGCTATAAAGGCTAAACAAGAGGTCCTACAAGAGCAAATAGAACTTTTAAAAACCTTTGAAACTTTGGCGCTAACCAGTATAGAAGTTGGGCAGGCTTCAGCAGTTGATGTGTTAAAATTGAAAATGAGACAAAATGAAATTCAAGAAAAAATGGAGGTTTTAAAACAGGATTATTTAGCGCGTCAGACTTTAATTAATATGGATTTAAATCGAGAAAAAGAGGTTGCTATTGTAATTCCTTCAGACATAGAAATACCTAGCGAACCTGATTTGCAGATAGAATCTATAAATAGTTTACATCCCGAATTGTTGCAATTCGATAAGTTATATGAATCTGTACAGCAGTCCTATGCATTAAACCAGAAAGAGCGTGCCCCTATGATTGGTTTCGGACTGGATTATATAACGGTACAAGAACGTCAAGATATGAGCATAGCCGATAATGGGAAAGATATCGTGATGCCTATGGTGTCTGTTTCTATTCCTATTTTCAATTCAAAATACAAATCAAAAGCGATTCAAAACGAGATTCAAAAGGAAACTTATAAAACACAAAAAGCAGATAAAAAAAATAGTCTAACAGGAGTATTAGACACCGCAGAGAAACTTAGAAATGCGGCAAAAATTAGTTATAAAACGCAACTTGAAAATCTAGAGCAAGCAAAACATGCACAAGAGATATTGTTAAAAAGTTACGAAACAGGAATGATAGATTTCGATGATGTTTTAGATATTGAAGAGTTGCAATTAAAGTATGATGTAAACCGCATAGAAGCGGTAAAAATGTATTATAGACAACAAGCCATAATAAATTATTTAACCCAATAA
- a CDS encoding efflux RND transporter permease subunit yields the protein MLNKCIKFLIENKLVAVLMLALFIGWGIVNSPFGWDTGFLPSDPVAVDAIPDIGENQQIVYTKWDGRSPQDIEDQITYPLTTTLLGIPGVKTIRSSSMFGVSSIYVIFDDDVEFYWSRSRILEKLNALPSGLIPDDVSPSLGPDATGLGQIFWYTLEGRDPDGNVTGGWDLQELRSIQDYYVKYALSSASGVSEVASIGGYVKEYQIDVNRELMKQYNISLQNVVKAIKASNQEIGAQTLEINQAEYLVRGLGYVKSISDLENAVVTATNFKSIRIKDIAHVSLGPEARRGILDKEGAEVVGGVVVARYGANPMEVITNVKQKIDELHDGLPSKTLADGTVSQLTVVPFYDRTVLIQETLHTLDEALTLEVLITILVIIVMVFNLRASILISGLLPVAVLMVFIAMKFFGVSANIVALSGIAIAIGTMVDVGVILSENIIRHLDENTDGKPINEVVYQATAEISSAIITAVMTTIISFIPVFTMVGAEGKLFRPLAFTKTMALTASIIVALFLIPPFAAFVFRKRPVKKMIVGIINIGLIALGLWGIFNGYFIGGLLVVFGVLGFLKQRYQWSDSRVNTIQTSFVAIAIVGLLAEYWRPLGVSNSIFVNLIFVSIICFGLLGFFTVFRRYYTQILSWALANKALFLMIPTSLVIFGVYIMKNTGKEFMPSLNEGTFLLMPTSMPHAGVTENKRVLQQLDMAVASIPEIETVVGKAGRTESALDPAPLSMYENIIQYKPEYMLNENGKRQRYKVNDDGEYVLKNGMSLRADQTEAWQTLNAKQQLIPDDDGEFYRNWRPEIKSADDIWNEIISKTQLPGVTSAPKLQPIETRLVMLQTGMRAPMGIKIKGQDLKQIEAFGKALEPILKAAEGVKKEAVFADRIVGKPYVLIDIDREKLARYGISIETVQNELKVAVGGMVLTQTVEGRERYGVRVRYPRELRSSPDDLSGIYIPVEQGSPVPLSELANINYEQGPQVIKSEDTFLVGYVLFDKLDGFAEVNVVEHAQQLIKDNIKNGALVVPKGITYQFTGTYENQLHAEKTLQVVVPLALLIILLILYFQFRSVSTSLMVFTGISVAFAGGFIMMWLYGQGWFLNFNVFGENLRDLFQMHPINLSVAVWVGFIALFGIATDDGVVMATYLTQTFEKEKPKDIKQIRLAAIRAGEKRIRPCLMTTATTILALLPVLTSTGRGSDIMIPMSIPAFGGMIIDVTSYFIVPVLFSWREELKAKRMQSKLEYNS from the coding sequence ATGCTAAATAAATGCATTAAATTTTTAATAGAAAATAAATTAGTAGCGGTTTTAATGCTCGCCTTATTTATAGGTTGGGGAATTGTAAATTCTCCTTTTGGATGGGATACCGGGTTTTTACCGAGTGATCCTGTAGCTGTAGATGCTATTCCCGATATAGGCGAAAATCAACAAATTGTATATACCAAGTGGGATGGACGTTCCCCTCAGGATATAGAAGATCAAATCACCTACCCATTAACCACCACTTTATTAGGGATTCCTGGCGTAAAAACTATTAGAAGTTCCTCTATGTTTGGGGTGTCTAGTATTTATGTCATTTTTGATGATGATGTTGAGTTTTATTGGAGTAGAAGTCGAATTCTTGAAAAGTTAAACGCCTTACCTAGTGGTTTAATTCCGGATGACGTAAGCCCTAGTTTAGGGCCAGATGCCACTGGTTTAGGCCAAATATTTTGGTATACTTTAGAAGGTCGAGATCCCGATGGCAATGTCACAGGAGGATGGGATTTGCAAGAACTTAGAAGTATACAAGATTACTACGTAAAGTATGCCTTGTCGTCGGCAAGTGGCGTATCGGAAGTCGCATCTATTGGCGGGTATGTTAAAGAATATCAGATAGATGTAAACCGTGAGTTAATGAAGCAATATAATATTTCGCTTCAAAACGTGGTTAAAGCTATTAAAGCTTCAAATCAGGAAATTGGTGCTCAGACTTTAGAAATAAATCAGGCCGAGTATTTGGTGCGCGGATTAGGATATGTTAAATCGATATCCGACTTAGAAAATGCGGTGGTTACAGCTACAAATTTTAAATCTATCCGCATAAAAGATATTGCCCATGTTAGTTTAGGGCCAGAAGCCAGACGTGGGATTTTAGACAAGGAAGGTGCCGAAGTGGTAGGCGGGGTTGTCGTAGCGCGATATGGTGCAAACCCTATGGAAGTGATTACCAATGTAAAGCAAAAGATAGACGAATTGCACGATGGTTTACCTTCTAAAACTTTGGCAGATGGTACGGTATCTCAACTAACAGTCGTTCCGTTTTACGATAGAACGGTCTTAATACAAGAAACCTTACATACTTTAGACGAAGCTTTAACTTTAGAAGTCCTGATTACCATACTTGTTATTATTGTAATGGTTTTTAATTTAAGAGCCTCAATTTTAATTTCCGGGTTATTACCTGTTGCCGTTTTAATGGTTTTTATTGCTATGAAATTCTTTGGAGTAAGTGCCAATATAGTGGCTTTATCCGGGATAGCTATAGCCATTGGTACCATGGTAGATGTTGGTGTTATTTTATCGGAAAATATTATTAGGCACCTCGATGAAAATACCGATGGGAAGCCTATAAACGAAGTGGTGTATCAGGCCACTGCCGAAATTTCGAGTGCCATTATTACTGCGGTCATGACCACCATTATAAGTTTTATTCCCGTATTTACCATGGTGGGTGCCGAGGGTAAATTATTTCGTCCGTTGGCATTTACTAAAACGATGGCTTTAACGGCTTCTATTATTGTAGCTCTATTTTTAATCCCTCCATTTGCAGCTTTTGTGTTTAGAAAACGACCAGTAAAAAAAATGATTGTGGGTATTATCAATATCGGATTAATAGCATTGGGTTTATGGGGAATATTTAATGGATACTTTATTGGAGGTTTATTGGTGGTTTTTGGCGTTTTAGGGTTTTTAAAACAACGATATCAGTGGTCAGATTCTCGAGTAAACACGATTCAAACTAGTTTTGTAGCGATTGCCATTGTAGGGTTATTAGCCGAATATTGGCGCCCTTTAGGAGTTTCGAACAGTATTTTTGTTAACCTTATTTTTGTTTCGATAATCTGTTTCGGATTACTAGGATTCTTTACTGTTTTTAGACGCTATTACACCCAGATTTTAAGTTGGGCTTTAGCGAATAAAGCTTTGTTTTTAATGATTCCTACAAGCTTGGTGATTTTTGGCGTGTATATAATGAAAAACACCGGCAAAGAATTTATGCCATCTTTAAACGAAGGTACATTTTTGCTTATGCCAACTTCTATGCCGCATGCTGGGGTAACCGAAAATAAACGTGTGCTTCAGCAGTTGGATATGGCTGTGGCCAGTATTCCTGAAATTGAAACCGTGGTGGGAAAAGCGGGTAGAACAGAGTCTGCTTTAGATCCTGCGCCCTTATCGATGTACGAAAATATTATTCAGTATAAACCTGAATATATGTTAAATGAAAACGGTAAACGTCAACGTTATAAAGTAAACGATGATGGCGAATACGTGTTGAAAAATGGCATGTCCTTGCGAGCGGATCAAACAGAAGCTTGGCAAACCCTTAATGCAAAGCAACAACTTATTCCTGATGATGACGGTGAGTTTTATAGAAACTGGCGACCAGAAATTAAATCGGCAGACGATATTTGGAATGAAATTATTTCGAAAACACAACTCCCAGGGGTCACTTCTGCACCAAAATTACAGCCCATAGAAACCCGATTGGTCATGCTTCAAACAGGAATGCGTGCGCCTATGGGAATTAAGATTAAGGGGCAAGATTTAAAACAAATTGAAGCTTTTGGCAAAGCTTTGGAACCTATTTTAAAAGCAGCCGAAGGTGTTAAAAAGGAAGCGGTTTTTGCCGATCGTATTGTAGGGAAGCCGTATGTGTTGATAGATATTGATCGTGAAAAATTAGCACGGTATGGCATATCTATAGAAACCGTTCAAAATGAGTTAAAAGTTGCGGTGGGTGGTATGGTACTTACACAAACCGTGGAAGGTCGCGAACGGTATGGTGTACGTGTACGGTATCCCCGAGAATTACGGTCTAGTCCAGACGATTTAAGTGGTATTTACATTCCGGTAGAGCAGGGAAGTCCGGTGCCTTTAAGCGAATTAGCAAACATAAATTACGAGCAAGGTCCGCAGGTTATTAAAAGTGAAGACACCTTTTTAGTAGGGTATGTATTGTTTGATAAACTAGATGGCTTTGCAGAAGTAAATGTGGTAGAACATGCGCAACAATTAATAAAAGATAATATTAAAAACGGTGCATTGGTGGTGCCTAAAGGAATTACGTATCAGTTTACCGGAACCTATGAAAATCAGTTACATGCCGAAAAAACATTACAAGTGGTTGTGCCTTTGGCATTATTAATTATACTGCTGATTTTGTATTTTCAGTTTAGATCGGTTTCCACATCCTTAATGGTATTTACAGGAATTTCTGTAGCCTTTGCCGGAGGTTTTATTATGATGTGGTTATACGGACAAGGTTGGTTTTTAAACTTTAATGTGTTTGGAGAAAACTTACGCGATTTATTTCAGATGCATCCTATTAATTTAAGTGTGGCTGTTTGGGTAGGATTTATTGCGCTGTTTGGAATCGCAACCGATGATGGTGTAGTTATGGCAACCTATTTAACCCAAACTTTCGAAAAAGAGAAACCAAAGGATATTAAACAAATTCGACTAGCAGCAATACGGGCAGGTGAGAAACGTATTCGTCCGTGTTTAATGACCACAGCAACAACTATTCTAGCCTTATTGCCCGTATTAACGTCTACAGGTCGGGGAAGCGATATCATGATTCCGATGTCTATTCCTGCTTTCGGGGGGATGATTATAGATGTGACATCTTATTTTATTGTTCCCGTATTATTTAGCTGGAGAGAAGAATTAAAAGCGAAAAGAATGCAATCTAAATTAGAATATAACTCATGA
- a CDS encoding HYC_CC_PP family protein — MKSPFHKILAITMSFVVLFSTFSFSVDMHYCGETLVDVAINKDAIGCGMEELQAPPLKSAISKKGCCTDHKVVVNGQDELKSVPSQLTLDQQLFVTTFVYTYQSLFVALPKQIIPFQAYSPPLLVSDIQLEYDTFLI; from the coding sequence ATGAAAAGTCCTTTCCATAAAATATTAGCTATAACGATGTCTTTTGTCGTATTGTTTTCTACGTTTTCGTTTAGTGTAGATATGCATTATTGTGGAGAAACTTTAGTAGACGTAGCTATAAATAAAGATGCTATTGGTTGTGGTATGGAAGAGCTGCAGGCGCCGCCTTTAAAAAGCGCTATTTCCAAAAAAGGATGCTGTACAGACCATAAAGTGGTTGTAAATGGGCAAGATGAATTAAAATCTGTGCCTAGCCAGTTAACGCTCGATCAGCAATTGTTTGTAACGACGTTTGTCTATACTTACCAATCGCTATTTGTAGCTTTACCAAAACAAATTATTCCCTTCCAGGCGTATTCACCGCCTTTGCTCGTCTCCGATATACAGTTGGAGTACGATACTTTCTTAATCTGA
- a CDS encoding DUF6377 domain-containing protein has product MKRQDWKGAEFAFNYWINNYNLPPEFYGIATSSLAYVFSERGYKDKAIDYLTLAAISDIKNATKETVALRNLANELFLKGDLNRANRYVTLAMDDATFYNARHRKIEISTILPIIEGAQLLKVKSQKSKLEKIVALLAILAIIIIIFFIIIFKQLRAKNLSRKALFETNEKLKEMNVNLRESDAIKQEYITYFLTVTSNFIHKIDSIQKATIQKVISKNPMKF; this is encoded by the coding sequence ATGAAACGGCAAGATTGGAAAGGGGCTGAATTTGCTTTTAATTATTGGATTAACAATTACAATTTACCCCCAGAGTTTTACGGAATCGCTACTTCTAGCCTAGCTTATGTATTCTCTGAACGTGGCTATAAAGATAAAGCTATAGACTACCTAACTTTAGCAGCAATTTCCGACATAAAAAATGCCACCAAAGAAACCGTAGCTTTACGAAATTTAGCAAATGAATTATTTTTAAAAGGGGATTTAAATCGTGCTAACCGCTACGTTACTTTAGCTATGGACGATGCTACATTTTATAATGCGAGACATCGAAAAATTGAAATATCTACCATATTACCCATTATTGAAGGCGCACAACTACTTAAAGTTAAAAGCCAAAAAAGTAAACTCGAAAAAATTGTGGCGCTTTTGGCCATTTTAGCAATAATAATTATCATCTTTTTTATTATAATTTTCAAGCAATTACGTGCAAAAAATCTTTCTCGTAAAGCGCTGTTCGAAACCAACGAAAAACTAAAAGAAATGAACGTTAATTTGCGTGAATCTGATGCTATTAAACAAGAATACATCACTTATTTCTTAACTGTTACTTCTAATTTTATACATAAAATAGACTCTATTCAAAAAGCAACCATCCAAAAAGTTATTTCTAAAAACCCGATGAAATTTTAG
- a CDS encoding DUF6377 domain-containing protein — MNRYSIKKEREDLFRHFDEVFLKLFPSYIEDYNKLFPEDQQVILKQNELLNTELRIFALYRLGIQDSNQLAEFLELSIATIYTYKTRIKSRSLCKDSFEDKIMAIKTY; from the coding sequence ATGAATAGGTACAGTATAAAAAAAGAACGCGAAGATTTATTTAGACATTTCGACGAAGTGTTTTTAAAATTATTCCCTTCATATATTGAAGATTACAACAAGTTATTCCCAGAAGACCAACAGGTGATTTTGAAACAAAATGAACTTTTAAACACAGAGCTTCGCATTTTTGCTTTGTACAGGTTAGGCATTCAGGATAGTAACCAATTGGCAGAATTTCTAGAATTATCTATCGCAACGATTTACACTTATAAAACTCGTATAAAAAGTCGATCGCTTTGTAAAGATAGTTTTGAAGATAAGATTATGGCTATTAAAACCTATTAA
- a CDS encoding glycoside hydrolase family 97 protein, which yields MKKNRNQLYLIALGMLLFVSCSEKQQDLEVSSPNTKNTLSFYLTEAGVPEYKLTSNGESIIEPSKLGFEFQEDEPLTDGFKIISTEHHTVNARWEQPWGEFKTITDHHNEMVVHLQETKGQQRLVDVVFRVFNDGIGFRYKFPKQPHLNKVKIANEITEFTFPEEHKVWWIPVHSENSYYESFYRKTAISKTDTINTPATIETKSGKYLAIHEANLTDFASMTLRKTKNNQYTSELVPWADGVKVYAETPFETPWRTIIVADKPGDLVTSTLMLNLNEPSKIDDLSWVEPSKYIGIWWGMHLEKYTWGQGEKHGATTENTKRYIDFAAENGFDGVLVEGWNKGWDGDWTADGTAFSFTETYPDFDIEAICNYAAKKNVRLIGHHETAGAAAHYEDQVEDAFKLYQKNGVNAVKTGYVNKYLNKKEWHDGQYGVRHYRKIIETAAKYHIMIDNHEPVKGTGLQRTYPNLMTQEGGRGQEYNAWSADGGNTPEHTTILPFTRMLSGPMDFTPGNFDFDYKTPQNAMVQTTLAKQLALYVILFSPLQMASDLPENYEGKPEFQFIKDVPEVWSHTKVLDAKIGEYVVMARQDWDENSWYLGAITNAESRTLTIPLSFLDSGKTYEAELYTDGEDARYKTNPYPVIMANKTLNQGETLTLHLAPGGGAAVRFVLKDKN from the coding sequence ATGAAAAAAAACAGAAATCAATTATATCTCATAGCTTTAGGAATGTTGCTATTTGTGTCTTGTAGCGAAAAACAACAGGATTTAGAAGTGAGTTCTCCCAATACTAAAAACACCTTAAGTTTTTATTTAACAGAGGCCGGGGTACCCGAATATAAGTTAACATCTAACGGAGAATCGATTATAGAACCTTCCAAACTAGGTTTTGAATTTCAAGAAGACGAACCTTTAACCGATGGTTTTAAAATTATAAGTACAGAACACCATACGGTTAATGCCCGTTGGGAACAACCTTGGGGCGAATTTAAAACCATTACAGACCATCATAACGAAATGGTTGTGCATTTACAGGAAACAAAAGGACAACAGCGGTTAGTAGATGTGGTGTTTAGAGTGTTTAATGATGGTATAGGATTTCGATATAAATTTCCGAAGCAACCTCATTTAAATAAAGTAAAAATTGCTAACGAAATAACGGAATTTACTTTTCCAGAAGAGCATAAAGTATGGTGGATTCCTGTACATTCTGAAAATAGTTATTACGAAAGTTTTTATAGAAAAACGGCAATAAGTAAAACAGATACCATAAACACTCCAGCAACTATTGAAACGAAGAGTGGGAAGTATTTGGCAATTCACGAAGCCAATTTAACTGACTTTGCTTCTATGACCTTACGGAAAACAAAAAATAATCAATATACAAGTGAGTTGGTGCCTTGGGCAGATGGTGTAAAAGTATATGCCGAAACCCCTTTCGAAACCCCTTGGCGAACTATAATTGTTGCAGATAAACCTGGCGACCTCGTAACTTCTACATTAATGCTTAATTTAAATGAACCTTCAAAAATAGACGATTTATCTTGGGTAGAACCTTCAAAATATATCGGTATTTGGTGGGGTATGCACTTAGAAAAGTATACGTGGGGACAAGGCGAAAAACATGGAGCGACTACAGAGAATACAAAACGTTATATCGATTTTGCAGCCGAGAATGGTTTTGACGGCGTTTTAGTAGAAGGATGGAATAAAGGCTGGGATGGTGATTGGACTGCCGACGGTACAGCATTTAGCTTTACAGAAACTTATCCAGATTTTGATATTGAAGCTATTTGTAATTATGCCGCTAAAAAAAATGTTAGACTTATTGGGCATCACGAAACAGCAGGAGCTGCGGCACATTACGAAGACCAAGTAGAGGATGCTTTTAAGTTGTATCAGAAAAATGGTGTAAATGCTGTAAAGACAGGTTATGTAAATAAGTATTTAAACAAAAAAGAATGGCACGATGGACAATATGGAGTAAGGCATTACAGAAAAATTATAGAAACCGCAGCAAAATACCATATCATGATAGATAATCATGAACCGGTTAAAGGAACGGGGTTGCAACGTACTTATCCTAATTTAATGACACAGGAAGGTGGACGCGGACAGGAATATAATGCATGGTCTGCAGATGGAGGAAATACCCCAGAGCATACTACTATATTACCATTTACACGTATGCTATCTGGACCAATGGATTTTACGCCAGGTAACTTCGATTTCGATTATAAAACCCCTCAAAACGCTATGGTTCAAACAACATTAGCAAAGCAACTGGCATTATACGTTATTTTATTTAGTCCGCTACAAATGGCTAGCGATTTACCAGAAAATTATGAAGGTAAACCCGAATTTCAGTTTATAAAAGATGTACCAGAAGTTTGGTCGCACACCAAAGTTTTAGATGCTAAAATAGGAGAGTATGTTGTTATGGCAAGACAAGATTGGGACGAAAATAGTTGGTATTTAGGAGCAATTACCAATGCTGAATCCAGAACACTTACAATTCCTTTAAGCTTTTTAGACTCCGGTAAAACTTACGAAGCAGAATTGTATACAGATGGTGAAGATGCTCGTTATAAAACTAATCCCTATCCCGTAATAATGGCTAATAAAACATTAAACCAAGGCGAAACTCTAACCTTACATTTGGCTCCAGGAGGTGGTGCAGCAGTTAGGTTTGTACTAAAAGATAAGAACTAA
- a CDS encoding glycoside hydrolase family 71/99-like protein encodes MKIALFKQLLTCLFVVVNINCSDDTSDTKPQKENDELEVLDAVPVSKTNKMKVYMHYMAWFETNESSENKQWGYHWTMANKNPNNTDADGKREIASHYYPLIGPYHSGDKNVIENHLLLMKYAGIDGILIDWYGTYNLNDYALVKENTEQVIAMLEAVGLEYAIVYEDRFLQNIVDANLAPTVESAAKQDMRYIQKKYFSDVNYIHLEAKPLLLNFGPITLKSPEAWTDVFSVLNTKPTFLTLWNQSYEAGENAQGEYAWVYQNNNFLSDFYTTSFPKLKVGMAAAYPGFEDFYKEGGTNTDIGFTISHNNGATLNETLSLATHVEADYLQLITWNDFGEGTMFEPTQEFGYRYINTVKQFTGVQYFGQFFENIGELFQLRESKKSNVKIQKQLDQAFYYFVSMQPDKAIKILNEVE; translated from the coding sequence ATGAAAATAGCCCTATTTAAGCAACTCCTAACTTGTTTATTTGTTGTAGTTAATATTAACTGTAGTGACGATACTTCCGATACAAAACCTCAGAAAGAAAATGACGAGCTGGAAGTATTAGATGCCGTTCCTGTTTCTAAAACTAATAAAATGAAAGTATATATGCACTACATGGCTTGGTTTGAAACTAACGAAAGCAGTGAAAATAAACAGTGGGGCTATCATTGGACTATGGCAAATAAAAATCCAAATAACACAGATGCTGATGGGAAACGAGAAATAGCATCGCATTATTATCCATTAATTGGTCCATACCACTCTGGTGATAAAAATGTTATTGAAAACCATTTGTTGCTTATGAAATATGCTGGAATAGATGGCATTTTAATAGATTGGTATGGTACGTATAATCTTAATGATTATGCCCTGGTTAAAGAAAATACCGAACAAGTTATCGCCATGTTAGAAGCAGTTGGATTAGAATATGCGATTGTTTATGAAGATCGATTTCTTCAAAATATAGTAGATGCTAATTTGGCTCCTACTGTAGAAAGTGCAGCTAAGCAAGATATGCGATATATACAAAAGAAATACTTTTCAGATGTAAATTATATTCATTTAGAAGCTAAACCTTTGTTGCTTAATTTTGGACCAATTACTTTAAAATCACCAGAGGCTTGGACAGATGTATTTAGTGTTTTAAATACTAAACCCACTTTTTTAACCTTATGGAATCAATCTTACGAGGCCGGTGAAAATGCGCAAGGGGAATATGCATGGGTGTACCAAAACAATAATTTTTTAAGCGATTTTTACACCACTTCATTTCCTAAATTAAAAGTAGGTATGGCAGCAGCTTATCCCGGTTTTGAAGACTTTTATAAAGAAGGCGGAACAAACACAGATATTGGTTTTACCATTTCGCATAATAATGGCGCTACCTTAAACGAAACATTAAGTTTAGCAACACATGTAGAAGCAGATTATTTGCAATTAATTACCTGGAATGATTTTGGAGAAGGCACCATGTTCGAGCCAACACAAGAGTTTGGTTATAGGTATATAAATACGGTAAAACAATTTACGGGTGTACAGTATTTTGGTCAATTTTTTGAAAATATTGGTGAGTTATTTCAATTAAGAGAATCAAAAAAGAGTAATGTGAAAATTCAAAAGCAATTAGATCAGGCGTTCTATTATTTTGTATCCATGCAGCCGGATAAAGCCATAAAAATATTAAATGAAGTAGAATAA